The following are from one region of the Deinococcus aerophilus genome:
- the pdxR gene encoding MocR-like pyridoxine biosynthesis transcription factor PdxR, with amino-acid sequence MVAPQKAPLRAKHSGPLRADLPIALRLQRGAETPLQAQLAAELRAAVLSGALPEGTTLPGSRTLAAGLGVTRGVVAGAYAELVADGTLEAVVGRGTRVSAGAARGQLVDSPAPGWFRRPTAAPVDGPGTARGIHFRVGVATTATLDTRAWRQAWAHAARTRVSGDYSDPAGEPELRAALAAFVGRSRGLGAAPERVLVTAGSLQALNLILRLLPPASRVLLEACGYRAARQAIMDAGHHVLPLQVDADGPVIGPDTPAARLAYVTPSHQFPLGGRMSLPRRLALLEWARAHDALIVEDDYDGEFRYGAPPLPTLAGLDSSGGRVLYLGTLSKVLTPAVRTGFVVGPGALMPALVRARTLLDSGHPLPVQHALLHLLRTGEIDRHIRRTRRWHAGVRAALTQILEPLAPHVTLGGIEAGLHVCLHLSPAHDAREVAAELARHGVFVSTLHPYTFDGPVPNALLLGYGGLTAHEAAAGAREIVRVLTQKAVAARRARRPARPAQV; translated from the coding sequence ATGGTGGCTCCCCAAAAAGCTCCACTTCGGGCCAAACACAGCGGTCCACTTCGGGCGGATCTGCCCATAGCGCTGCGCCTGCAACGAGGCGCGGAGACGCCGTTGCAGGCGCAGCTGGCCGCAGAACTGCGCGCGGCGGTGCTGTCGGGCGCACTGCCGGAAGGCACCACCCTGCCCGGCTCGCGGACGCTGGCCGCCGGACTGGGGGTCACGCGGGGGGTGGTGGCGGGCGCCTACGCGGAACTGGTGGCTGACGGCACGCTGGAAGCGGTGGTGGGCCGCGGCACGCGCGTCTCGGCAGGTGCGGCGCGCGGGCAACTGGTGGACAGCCCCGCTCCCGGATGGTTCCGGCGGCCGACGGCCGCCCCGGTGGACGGCCCCGGAACCGCCCGCGGCATTCATTTTCGGGTGGGAGTGGCGACCACGGCAACACTGGACACCCGGGCGTGGCGGCAGGCCTGGGCGCACGCGGCGCGGACCCGGGTATCCGGCGACTACAGCGATCCGGCGGGCGAACCCGAACTGCGCGCGGCGTTGGCGGCGTTCGTGGGCCGCTCACGGGGCCTGGGTGCCGCGCCGGAACGGGTACTGGTCACGGCGGGCAGCCTGCAGGCCCTGAACCTGATTCTGCGGCTGCTGCCCCCGGCCTCACGGGTACTGCTGGAGGCCTGCGGCTACCGCGCGGCGCGGCAGGCCATTATGGACGCCGGTCATCACGTGCTTCCACTGCAGGTGGACGCCGACGGTCCGGTGATCGGCCCGGACACGCCCGCCGCCCGGCTCGCCTATGTCACGCCCAGCCACCAGTTTCCGCTGGGCGGACGCATGAGCCTGCCCCGGCGTCTGGCCCTGCTGGAGTGGGCCCGCGCCCACGACGCCCTGATCGTGGAAGACGACTACGACGGAGAATTCCGCTACGGCGCGCCGCCGCTGCCCACCCTGGCCGGTCTGGACTCCTCGGGCGGGCGGGTGCTGTATCTGGGCACGCTGTCCAAGGTGCTGACTCCCGCCGTCCGCACCGGCTTCGTGGTCGGACCCGGCGCGCTGATGCCGGCGCTGGTGCGGGCCCGCACGCTGCTGGATTCCGGCCACCCACTGCCGGTTCAGCACGCCCTGCTGCACCTGTTGAGAACGGGTGAGATCGACCGTCACATCCGGCGCACCCGCCGCTGGCACGCCGGAGTACGCGCCGCACTTACGCAGATACTCGAGCCGCTCGCCCCCCACGTCACCCTGGGCGGCATCGAGGCCGGGCTGCATGTCTGCCTGCACCTCTCGCCCGCCCACGACGCCCGTGAGGTTGCCGCCGAACTTGCCCGCCACGGCGTTTTCGTGTCCACGCTGCATCCCTACACCTTCGACGGTCCGGTGCCCAATGCCCTGCTGCTGGGTTACGGCGGCCTCACCGCCCATGAAGCGGCGGCGGGAGCGCGGGAGATCGTGCGGGTGCTGACGCAGAAAGCAGTGGCGGCGCGGCGTGCTCGACGACCTGCCCGGCCCGCTCAGGTCTAG
- a CDS encoding bifunctional metallophosphatase/5'-nucleotidase: MKRNLFLISSVLTLSSCSMTSNPAEPVTVAVVGLNDFHGNLEATNFSGVMIPDPADPTKQIRLKAGGIEAIGGYLAQERAKNPNLVFVGAGDLIGASPITSSLLRDEPSTIALSKLGMKFSSLGNHEFDQGLQELLRMQNGGCDSNDTAKACKFQNPYPAADFQWLGANVVDKTTGKPVFKPYAVQEVGGAKIGFIGAVLQGTPSIVSPDGVKTLDFLDEAASINKYVPELKKMNVDAIIVLIHQGGTAKDDFAQPACGTLDGPIVDIVNKLDPSIRAVITGHSHQGYNCLVGGRVVIQGDYYGHLLQRLDLTVDKANHKLLSIKAANVVVDTRTLPKDPAMTAILTRAKELTDAVKQTPVGTLATPTISRTSNAAGESALGDVIADSQLAATQDKGAVIAFMNPGGIRADLTASAAGNTATFGDIYTVQPFGNTLVVMDLTGAQIKALLEQQFDNPAAGSSRILQVSKGFTYSYDSTAAKGSRVDAASIKLNGQTLDPTKSYRVTMNSFLAGGGDSFLVLKDGTNVLQLPNLVDVDAFVAYAKANPGLAGGPQNRITKTK; this comes from the coding sequence ATGAAGCGAAACCTGTTCCTGATCAGCTCGGTTCTTACCCTGTCCTCATGCAGCATGACGTCGAACCCGGCCGAGCCGGTGACGGTTGCGGTGGTGGGCCTCAACGACTTCCACGGCAACTTGGAAGCGACCAACTTCAGCGGAGTGATGATTCCCGATCCCGCCGATCCCACCAAGCAGATTCGTCTGAAGGCCGGGGGCATCGAGGCCATCGGCGGCTACCTGGCCCAGGAGCGTGCCAAGAACCCCAATCTGGTGTTCGTGGGCGCAGGCGACCTGATCGGCGCCTCGCCCATCACGAGCAGCCTGCTGCGCGACGAGCCCAGCACCATCGCGCTGAGCAAGCTGGGCATGAAGTTCAGCTCGCTGGGCAACCACGAATTCGATCAGGGCCTCCAGGAACTGCTGCGCATGCAGAACGGCGGCTGTGACAGCAACGACACGGCCAAGGCCTGCAAGTTCCAGAACCCGTACCCGGCGGCCGACTTTCAGTGGCTGGGAGCCAACGTCGTGGACAAGACCACGGGCAAGCCTGTCTTCAAGCCCTACGCAGTTCAGGAAGTCGGCGGCGCGAAGATCGGCTTTATCGGTGCGGTGCTGCAGGGCACGCCCAGCATCGTCAGTCCCGACGGCGTCAAGACGCTGGATTTCCTGGATGAAGCGGCGAGCATCAACAAGTACGTGCCTGAACTCAAGAAAATGAACGTGGACGCCATCATCGTGCTGATCCACCAGGGCGGCACGGCCAAGGATGATTTCGCGCAGCCCGCCTGCGGCACCCTGGACGGCCCCATTGTTGACATCGTGAATAAGTTGGACCCCTCCATCAGAGCGGTGATCACCGGGCACAGCCACCAGGGCTACAACTGCCTGGTGGGCGGGCGCGTGGTGATTCAGGGCGACTACTACGGCCACCTGCTGCAGCGCCTGGACCTGACCGTGGACAAGGCCAACCACAAGCTGCTGTCCATCAAGGCGGCCAACGTGGTGGTCGATACCCGCACCCTGCCCAAGGACCCGGCCATGACTGCCATCCTGACGCGCGCCAAGGAACTGACCGACGCTGTGAAGCAGACGCCGGTGGGCACGCTGGCCACCCCCACCATCAGCCGGACCAGCAACGCGGCGGGCGAGAGTGCGCTGGGCGACGTGATTGCCGATTCGCAGCTGGCTGCCACCCAGGACAAGGGCGCAGTGATCGCCTTCATGAACCCCGGCGGCATCCGCGCCGACCTGACCGCCAGCGCGGCCGGCAACACCGCCACCTTCGGCGACATCTACACCGTGCAGCCCTTCGGCAACACCCTGGTGGTCATGGACCTGACCGGCGCGCAGATCAAGGCCCTGCTCGAGCAGCAGTTTGACAACCCTGCCGCCGGCAGCAGCCGCATCCTGCAGGTCAGCAAGGGCTTTACCTACAGCTACGACTCGACCGCCGCCAAGGGCAGCCGCGTGGACGCTGCGAGCATCAAGCTGAACGGCCAGACCCTGGACCCCACCAAGTCCTACCGCGTGACCATGAACTCGTTCCTGGCTGGCGGCGGCGACTCCTTCCTGGTGTTGAAAGACGGCACCAACGTACTGCAGCTGCCCAATCTGGTGGATGTGGACGCCTTCGTGGCCTACGCCAAGGCCAACCCCGGCCTCGCGGGCGGCCCGCAGAACCGCATCACCAAGACCAAGTAA
- a CDS encoding DMT family transporter, with amino-acid sequence MNRRDALQLFLLSAVWGISFLLIKWGGEVFPPLWVALLRCVFGGGVLWLALRLGGHSLPPARLWKPLLLVAFFNNVVPWTFFAWGEQSVSSNIAAILNATTPLFTLMISLGVREVVPSARVILGVLIGLGGVGLTVFGGLSGGHATALGIAVLAAAGLGYAIATVIAKRALGGLKPVGLATTQLTLAGLLLLPAALLGPPPAALTLQAVTAMLFLGVFGSGLAYLLYYGLLSRVSSTQVVAVTYLLPVWGLFWGAVAGERVGTLSVVGVGVILAGLALLNLRFRRVRIPVLT; translated from the coding sequence GTGAACCGTCGCGACGCCCTTCAGCTGTTCCTGCTCTCTGCAGTGTGGGGCATCTCATTTCTGTTGATCAAGTGGGGTGGTGAGGTCTTTCCGCCGCTGTGGGTCGCGCTGCTGCGGTGCGTGTTCGGGGGCGGGGTGCTGTGGCTGGCGTTGCGGCTGGGCGGCCACTCCCTGCCGCCAGCCCGGCTGTGGAAACCGCTGCTGCTCGTCGCCTTTTTCAACAACGTTGTGCCGTGGACCTTTTTCGCGTGGGGCGAGCAGAGCGTTTCGAGCAACATCGCCGCCATCCTGAACGCCACCACGCCGCTGTTCACGTTGATGATCAGCCTGGGCGTGCGCGAGGTTGTCCCCAGTGCCCGTGTGATTCTGGGCGTGCTGATTGGCCTGGGCGGCGTGGGCCTGACCGTCTTCGGCGGGCTCAGCGGCGGCCACGCCACGGCCCTGGGCATTGCGGTGCTGGCGGCGGCGGGGCTGGGGTACGCCATCGCCACCGTGATCGCCAAGCGCGCGCTGGGCGGTCTGAAACCGGTGGGTCTGGCGACCACGCAACTGACCCTGGCCGGTCTCCTTCTGCTGCCCGCCGCGCTGCTGGGACCCCCGCCTGCCGCCCTGACCCTGCAGGCCGTGACCGCCATGCTGTTTCTGGGCGTGTTCGGCAGCGGCCTGGCTTACCTGCTGTACTACGGCCTGCTGTCGCGGGTGTCGTCCACCCAGGTCGTTGCCGTCACCTATCTGCTGCCGGTCTGGGGACTGTTCTGGGGAGCGGTGGCGGGTGAACGGGTAGGAACCCTCTCGGTGGTCGGCGTGGGCGTGATCCTGGCGGGGCTGGCGCTGCTCAATCTGCGGTTCCGGCGTGTTCGTATCCCCGTCCTCACCTGA
- a CDS encoding cob(I)yrinic acid a,c-diamide adenosyltransferase: MKLYTKTGDGGTTGLYGADRVSKAHSRVEAYGTVDELNSVIGLARAHNTRSHKPDPALDADLEYLQNALFDLGADLASRPGTTYEAKISRIDAQDSAFLEAMIDRYQEAAPPFTGFVHPGGTPAAASLHVARTVARRAEREVIRLLQEEDANPEVQIYLNRLSDLLFVMARAANQAAGIEEHAWLVKGRR, translated from the coding sequence ATGAAGCTTTACACCAAGACGGGCGACGGCGGCACCACCGGACTGTACGGCGCGGACCGCGTGAGCAAGGCGCACAGCCGCGTGGAGGCCTACGGTACGGTCGATGAACTCAACAGCGTGATCGGGCTGGCGCGGGCGCACAACACCCGCAGCCACAAGCCCGACCCGGCACTGGACGCCGATCTGGAATACCTCCAGAACGCGCTGTTCGATCTGGGTGCCGACCTGGCCTCCCGCCCCGGCACGACGTACGAGGCCAAGATCAGCCGCATCGACGCGCAGGACTCGGCCTTTCTGGAGGCGATGATTGACCGTTATCAGGAGGCTGCGCCGCCGTTCACCGGCTTTGTCCACCCCGGCGGCACCCCCGCCGCCGCCTCGCTGCACGTGGCGCGCACCGTCGCGCGCCGCGCCGAGCGCGAGGTCATTCGCCTGCTGCAGGAGGAGGACGCCAACCCTGAGGTTCAGATCTACCTCAACCGCCTCTCGGACCTGCTGTTCGTAATGGCGCGGGCCGCCAACCAGGCGGCGGGCATCGAGGAACATGCCTGGCTGGTCAAGGGCCGGCGCTAG
- the malQ gene encoding 4-alpha-glucanotransferase — translation MTISRSSGVLLHPTSLPGPYGIGELGAYARHFIDWLSDGGQRYWQVMPLGPTGYGDSPYQAFSAFAGNPYLIDLATLREDNLLHDTDFSGMPTFAPARVDFGQQYIWRNQMLERAYISYVGGAAPQLTPEFEAFKSEEKSWLDDYALFTALKAEHGGLPWNAWQPAVRDRDPEALDAARTRLAGAMERVRFIQFLFFRQWNAVRAYAHGKGIEIIGDIPIFVAMDSSDAWAGRDQFYFDDQGQPTVVAGVPPDYFSETGQLWGNPLYNWEVMRKDGFAWWIERFKGSLKLFDLIRIDHFRGFAAYWEIPFPAETAMHGRWVPALGHQMFEAVREALGVLPIIAEDLGVITPDVEKLRDDFGFPGMAVLQFAFGGGDFSVNDFLPHNLRENQVVYTGTHDNDTTRGWWANASDQERHNFRVYTSSDPTEEGFAWQLTELAFGSRANLAVVPLQDIFNLGSADRMNLPGTTGDHNWTWRYFAGDLRPDLAARLRALTEMTGRLGR, via the coding sequence ATGACCATTTCCCGTTCCAGCGGCGTTCTGCTGCACCCCACCAGCCTGCCCGGTCCCTACGGCATCGGCGAGCTGGGGGCCTACGCGCGCCACTTCATCGACTGGCTGTCCGACGGCGGGCAGCGTTACTGGCAGGTCATGCCGCTGGGGCCGACCGGCTACGGCGACAGCCCCTATCAGGCGTTCTCTGCCTTTGCGGGCAACCCCTACCTGATTGACCTGGCGACGCTGCGCGAGGACAACCTGCTGCACGACACCGATTTCAGCGGCATGCCGACCTTCGCTCCGGCCCGGGTGGATTTCGGGCAGCAATACATCTGGCGCAACCAGATGCTGGAGCGGGCCTACATCTCGTATGTGGGCGGCGCGGCCCCGCAGTTGACGCCCGAGTTCGAGGCCTTCAAGTCCGAGGAAAAGAGCTGGCTGGACGACTACGCCCTGTTCACCGCCCTCAAGGCCGAGCATGGCGGCCTGCCCTGGAATGCGTGGCAGCCGGCCGTGCGCGACCGCGACCCCGAGGCGCTGGACGCGGCCCGCACCCGGCTGGCCGGGGCCATGGAACGCGTGCGGTTCATTCAGTTCCTGTTCTTCCGCCAGTGGAACGCGGTCCGTGCGTATGCGCATGGCAAGGGCATCGAGATCATCGGCGACATTCCCATCTTCGTGGCGATGGACAGCAGCGACGCCTGGGCGGGCCGCGACCAGTTCTACTTCGATGACCAGGGCCAGCCCACCGTGGTGGCGGGCGTGCCGCCGGACTACTTCTCCGAGACCGGGCAGCTGTGGGGCAACCCGCTGTACAACTGGGAAGTCATGCGCAAAGACGGCTTCGCGTGGTGGATCGAGCGCTTCAAGGGCAGCCTGAAGCTCTTTGACCTGATCCGCATCGACCACTTCCGGGGCTTTGCGGCGTACTGGGAAATTCCCTTTCCGGCCGAGACCGCCATGCACGGACGCTGGGTGCCCGCCCTGGGCCACCAGATGTTCGAGGCGGTGCGGGAAGCGCTGGGCGTGCTGCCGATCATCGCCGAGGACCTGGGCGTCATCACGCCCGATGTGGAGAAGCTGCGCGACGATTTCGGGTTCCCCGGCATGGCGGTGCTGCAGTTCGCCTTCGGCGGCGGTGACTTCTCGGTCAACGATTTTCTGCCGCACAACCTGCGCGAGAATCAGGTGGTCTACACCGGCACCCACGACAACGACACCACGCGCGGATGGTGGGCGAACGCCAGCGATCAGGAGCGGCACAACTTCCGGGTGTACACCAGCAGCGATCCCACCGAGGAAGGCTTTGCGTGGCAGCTCACCGAACTGGCCTTCGGCAGCCGCGCCAACCTCGCGGTCGTGCCGCTGCAGGACATCTTTAACCTGGGCAGCGCAGACCGCATGAACCTGCCCGGCACCACCGGCGACCACAACTGGACCTGGCGCTACTTCGCCGGCGACCTGCGCCCCGATCTGGCGGCCCGCCTGCGGGCCCTGACCGAGATGACGGGCCGTCTGGGCCGTTAG
- a CDS encoding VanW family protein, producing MKFWVGGISALALLGGALAVGAVAGSDDQLAPGFRVGGVDVGGLTRAQALAAVSGQTLRAPQVTVVAGHHRWTVEAGALGWHADAEASVAAAERATAERTALQRLRGLVGQEQPQNFPLVAAVDAAAAGRALATLTAGLVTPPTDARVYFDKVALRYAVRADAPGQEFEVEAAARAYAAAPATTLLRVTVQDRMAQVRAQDLQGHVAQGNALMRPFGATLAGTKRKGVLTALQVANLYWVRPEGVVPDPAALKRAFGLLTETVDQPARNARFAARGDKLVGMPEQAGRVTDRAAAYAAFKTAVFDASKTSVILASRVTTPTLTLKQLPDAGKLQLIHTGRSTYDHSSPERRTNVANAAARIDGTVVPVGGTFSFLENLGSITPENGFVGGLIISGGRTVDGLGGGVCQVSTTTFRALYGAGLPVVERNQHSYRVGYYEPQVGFEAAVYDPGLDLKMKNDTGGPLLIRTVNDDAHSTLEVQLWGLKPQRTVKVSPAVILSRTAHPPAKYVVNEKMRPGTSRQVDWAQDGYKLYITRTIKDSSGVRTDTVGTEYQPWQAVYEVGPSN from the coding sequence GTGAAGTTCTGGGTGGGCGGGATATCGGCGCTGGCGCTGTTGGGTGGGGCGCTGGCGGTGGGTGCGGTGGCAGGCTCAGACGACCAGCTTGCCCCCGGCTTTCGGGTGGGTGGGGTGGACGTGGGCGGGCTGACCCGTGCGCAGGCGCTGGCCGCCGTGTCGGGGCAGACCCTGCGCGCACCGCAGGTAACGGTGGTGGCCGGCCACCACCGCTGGACTGTGGAGGCCGGCGCCCTGGGCTGGCACGCAGACGCCGAGGCCAGCGTGGCGGCGGCCGAGCGGGCCACCGCCGAGCGCACGGCCCTGCAGCGGCTGCGCGGGCTGGTGGGACAGGAGCAGCCTCAGAACTTTCCGCTGGTGGCCGCGGTGGACGCCGCCGCCGCCGGGAGGGCGCTGGCCACCCTGACGGCGGGTCTGGTCACTCCACCGACCGACGCCCGCGTGTACTTCGATAAGGTGGCCCTGCGCTACGCGGTGCGGGCCGACGCGCCGGGCCAGGAGTTTGAGGTCGAGGCCGCTGCCCGCGCCTACGCGGCGGCGCCGGCCACGACCCTGCTGCGTGTGACGGTGCAGGACCGCATGGCACAGGTCCGTGCACAGGACCTGCAGGGCCATGTGGCCCAGGGCAATGCCCTGATGCGTCCCTTCGGCGCCACGCTGGCGGGGACCAAACGCAAGGGTGTCCTCACGGCCCTGCAGGTCGCCAACCTGTACTGGGTGCGCCCCGAGGGCGTCGTGCCCGACCCGGCGGCGCTGAAGCGTGCCTTTGGTCTGCTGACCGAAACGGTGGACCAGCCGGCCCGCAATGCCCGCTTCGCCGCCCGGGGCGACAAACTGGTGGGAATGCCCGAGCAGGCCGGCCGGGTCACGGACCGGGCCGCCGCCTACGCCGCCTTCAAGACGGCGGTGTTCGATGCCAGCAAAACCAGCGTGATCCTGGCGAGCAGGGTCACGACACCCACCCTGACGCTGAAGCAGCTGCCCGATGCGGGCAAACTGCAACTGATCCACACCGGCCGCAGCACCTATGACCACAGCAGTCCGGAGCGGCGCACCAACGTCGCCAACGCGGCCGCCAGGATAGACGGCACGGTGGTTCCGGTGGGCGGCACCTTCAGTTTTCTGGAGAATCTGGGAAGCATTACTCCCGAGAACGGCTTCGTGGGCGGCCTGATCATCAGCGGTGGACGCACGGTGGACGGGCTGGGGGGCGGCGTGTGTCAGGTGAGCACCACCACCTTCCGCGCGCTGTACGGGGCCGGGCTGCCGGTCGTGGAACGCAACCAGCACTCCTACCGGGTGGGCTATTACGAACCGCAGGTGGGATTTGAGGCCGCCGTGTACGATCCGGGCCTGGACCTCAAGATGAAGAACGACACCGGCGGGCCGCTGCTTATCCGCACCGTCAACGACGACGCCCACAGCACGCTGGAGGTGCAGCTCTGGGGCCTCAAGCCGCAGCGGACCGTCAAGGTCAGCCCCGCCGTGATTCTGAGCCGCACGGCGCATCCACCCGCCAAGTATGTGGTGAACGAGAAGATGCGTCCCGGCACCTCCCGCCAGGTGGACTGGGCACAGGACGGTTACAAGCTGTACATCACCCGGACCATCAAGGACAGTTCCGGCGTCCGCACCGACACGGTGGGCACCGAGTACCAGCCGTGGCAGGCGGTGTATGAGGTCGGTCCCAGCAACTGA
- a CDS encoding pyridoxamine 5'-phosphate oxidase family protein, giving the protein MSDFYDPRKRDPSLSRRPHNRRDDPWIREVLGRVCIGRVATVWQSEDGRPFPFITPLAFAYRPETHDLVYHTNITGRLWANTVQGHPATLEASEIGALLPSNSPLELSVQYRSVIAFGTARLLTDPQEARAALTVLSERIFPDLCIGQQTRPILEGDLARTSVYSLAIERWSGKENWMPGADQTQDWPALTPELARLRPALSEPGRLVP; this is encoded by the coding sequence GTGAGCGACTTCTACGATCCCCGGAAGCGCGATCCCAGCCTCAGCCGCCGCCCGCACAACCGCCGGGACGACCCGTGGATACGGGAGGTGCTGGGCCGCGTCTGTATCGGCCGGGTGGCCACGGTCTGGCAGTCGGAAGACGGGCGGCCGTTTCCGTTCATCACTCCACTGGCCTTCGCATACCGTCCGGAAACGCACGACCTCGTGTACCACACCAACATCACCGGTCGGCTGTGGGCCAACACCGTGCAGGGCCACCCGGCGACCCTGGAGGCGTCCGAGATCGGGGCCCTGCTGCCCAGCAACAGTCCGCTGGAACTCTCGGTGCAGTACCGCTCCGTGATCGCCTTCGGGACCGCCCGCCTGCTGACCGACCCGCAGGAGGCCCGCGCCGCCCTGACCGTGCTGTCCGAGCGGATATTTCCAGACCTGTGTATCGGTCAGCAGACCCGGCCCATCCTGGAAGGCGACCTGGCCCGAACCAGCGTCTACTCGCTGGCAATCGAGCGCTGGAGCGGCAAGGAGAACTGGATGCCCGGAGCCGATCAGACACAGGACTGGCCCGCACTGACCCCGGAACTGGCCCGGTTACGCCCGGCCCTGTCTGAGCCCGGTAGGCTGGTGCCGTGA
- a CDS encoding aspartate aminotransferase family protein, giving the protein MTATPETNKSKWLSAEMKYDSGVYNKHEVVMVRGQGATVWDENGRSYIDCVAGYGVANIGHSHPDVVKAIQEQAGKLMIMPQSVPNDKRAEFLQELVGVLPAGLERVFLCNSGTEAMEAAKKFAITGTGRKRFVSMKRGFSGRSLGALALTWEPKYREPFGEAVDNKNVDFVTYGNIEELRAAVTEETAAVILEPVQGEGGVRPGSLEFIQEARRITQEKGALLIMDEIQTGFCRTGKMFATEHFGVTPDGMTLAKAMAGGVPIGAFVMTAEVADRMPAGGHGTTFGGNPLSMAAGLAAIRAMKREGMAEQAREKGAYFMEKLRAIESSKIREVRGMGLMIGVELKEKSAPYITALEHDEGVMALQATPLVVRFLPPITISKEQIDTVVAAFERVLNTVNPRAERQAQLAAQAEEKQSE; this is encoded by the coding sequence ATGACCGCAACCCCGGAAACCAACAAGAGCAAGTGGCTCAGCGCCGAGATGAAGTACGACAGTGGCGTGTACAACAAGCATGAGGTCGTGATGGTGCGCGGCCAGGGCGCGACCGTGTGGGACGAGAACGGACGCTCGTACATCGACTGCGTGGCGGGCTACGGCGTCGCCAACATCGGCCACAGCCATCCGGATGTCGTCAAGGCCATTCAGGAGCAGGCGGGCAAGCTGATGATCATGCCCCAGAGCGTGCCCAACGACAAGCGCGCCGAGTTTCTGCAGGAACTGGTGGGCGTGCTGCCCGCGGGGCTGGAGCGGGTCTTCCTGTGTAACTCCGGCACCGAGGCGATGGAAGCGGCCAAGAAGTTCGCGATCACCGGCACGGGCCGCAAGCGCTTCGTGAGCATGAAGCGCGGTTTTTCCGGCCGCAGCCTGGGTGCCCTGGCGTTGACCTGGGAGCCCAAGTACCGTGAACCCTTCGGCGAGGCCGTGGACAACAAGAACGTGGACTTCGTGACCTACGGCAACATCGAGGAACTGCGCGCGGCCGTGACCGAGGAAACCGCCGCCGTGATCCTGGAACCCGTGCAGGGCGAGGGCGGGGTCCGTCCCGGCAGCCTGGAATTCATTCAGGAGGCCCGCCGCATCACCCAGGAAAAGGGCGCGCTGCTGATCATGGATGAGATCCAGACCGGCTTTTGCCGCACCGGCAAGATGTTTGCCACCGAGCACTTCGGGGTCACCCCCGACGGCATGACCCTGGCCAAGGCGATGGCGGGCGGCGTGCCCATCGGCGCGTTCGTGATGACTGCTGAGGTCGCCGACCGCATGCCTGCCGGCGGCCACGGCACCACCTTCGGCGGCAATCCCCTGAGCATGGCCGCCGGACTCGCCGCCATCCGCGCCATGAAGCGCGAGGGCATGGCCGAGCAGGCCCGCGAGAAGGGGGCGTACTTCATGGAGAAACTGCGCGCCATCGAGTCGTCCAAGATCCGCGAGGTGCGCGGGATGGGTCTGATGATCGGCGTGGAACTCAAGGAAAAGAGTGCGCCGTACATCACCGCGCTGGAACACGACGAGGGCGTGATGGCGCTGCAGGCCACGCCGCTGGTCGTGCGCTTCCTGCCGCCCATCACCATCTCCAAGGAGCAGATCGACACGGTGGTCGCCGCCTTCGAGCGTGTGCTGAACACGGTCAACCCGCGTGCCGAGCGTCAGGCCCAGCTGGCAGCGCAGGCCGAGGAAAAGCAGAGCGAGTAG